A window of Amaranthus tricolor cultivar Red isolate AtriRed21 chromosome 8, ASM2621246v1, whole genome shotgun sequence genomic DNA:
taatttgaagtctcagtacggtactcaacgttcctacgaatatgatacaatctaacagcgtccaacaaCGCATCTttattatcaaacatcatacccttttgaaactctccttcgtcggtgtagcttgtatcacaatcccaagacctccaagagttgtcctcaatgtgttcatctagagggggaaccaaTGCATAGGGTGTAGGGGCAACGATTGTTGAAATATTtcctaaggtcatgtcattagctagagcctcctcgtcaacacccacatcgtcctcagaaggagcttcaacaaattcattactctcactattaacatcatcccaaggctcatttgtatcttctaagttaaaagtatcatcatttaatacttgaaattgaagttgattgggttcattagaaggataagaagaagaaggcataaagggattttggttgggtagggaagggcgtatgagaaggagcagaagaagttatattcatgaatgcatttgtttccacaacattgatatcttcattcccTAGGGCACCTCTTCtatatataactctaaagaaggactagggatagaccttgaatactcccactttgcatctatagcctcctcatcctcaaccggaaaagctaacaaatctccactcagattgtacttaaaactttaattaacagtacttcttatagtatcaatgccaatcttagagcatataaaatgtttaaattcattcaaattcatgtatgagttgcatgcaaacagtttacgtcttcccccaacgtacttaacattgttactagttgatcgaattgaaccaaaagcatacaacagtcacacgaaatgaatccatttctacaataatacatacaaaatcaacatcaccatacatgacatacattttaaaatcaagaccaaataaaaaaattaaattaaaaacgtacctcaataagctgtagtTTGtagatgaacaagaattaataaaTGGAAGTTTAAAAACCTACATTCATGTGAAAGTTCATTAAAATCaagtaaaccctaatttttcgaatatgaaaaaaaaacaaaaaattagtacCTTACGTCAATGTAGGAAGATGAAATAACTAATTACtggtacaaacttgaaatttgatgagtttagttgaaggattagagttgattttaatggtgcaAGGAGAAAGAGAGCTCAACAATGTTTCTCAATGGCAAAGAGAAGGCGtgaactgaaatgaggaagaagcaatctggaaaaaataaaaaggccaaagtcgctgttagcctgttactaacagcgactttggccttttaattttttttttcctcttttgctgttagtaacaacgattttacccgaggctagacttaaatgtacggaagcttattttggaaaataagtttttcccaaacttattttgagaattaagttgttaaataaccttatttttttcaaattttcctcaaGCTTATTCAAATTTTGATGAAATAACCTTACTTTGCTGATACGACGTCGTATGATTCCTTGTCTAAACTCCAATTCGAATTTCGATTGCAGATGTAAACTTAGATGAATAAtcgaaaaccctaaacccagCAAATCGGAATTAGATTCTTCTTTAAGCTCTACTTTTTAAGgataaaatagaatttttttttgaattttttcgaTAGCCATGGCTGCTAGAGAAGAGGACGACTCCGATGTTCCTGAGGAATTTACTTCTCAGAAGGTATTTTATCTCCCCTCTCTTAAATTGAAGAATCATTTTGCAGATCTTTTATAATTTACGTAATTACATATTGAAATCCATTGTCTACTGATAAATCCAGGGAATACAACAATATGAAGAAATCAACAAGGTTCAGCAACAAAGTAAAGCAAGGTTTTTCTCTCTTCTACCCATAACTTACATTTTCCACCGTCAATGAGTGATGGCAACGGGGCGGGTTTCCCGGAACCGAACCGCCTcgaaaccggaaccgtttgccaCAAGTTTCGAACCGTGAATCGTTAAGGTTCCAAAACAATTCAGATGAATACATCGAACTGTTAACAGAAACTGCCCCGTGAAACTGCAAACCGATTCGCCCATCTCGTCGTTCCATGGGACCGCCCCGGAACCGGACGGTTCACCTGCTCCAGCCGTTTCATGGAACCGTCCCTGAACCAAACGGTTCACCTGGACcaacggttccgtggaaccggtAAAAAAACTagccttttttttaaaaaaaaatagcaggTGGTTCAATGGAACCGGTCAACACACAACTGCATGATCACTATTATAAAGCATTTGGTGTTTTTCAACAGGTTATTAGTGAAATCCTCAAAATTAAGGTCTCTTTTGATATTAAGATAATGTGGATCTcaaatttggtaaaaaaaaaagaagaaaactgTGGTTAGCGTTAAAAGTGAATTTATGTTTGGAAAAATAGAGGGTATTGCTCAATTATCTTGAATGAAGAAATATTCAAGCATCTTTTTCCACACCAACGCCGGTCGAAGTATAACTAAGATGAACCGAATTacttaatttactaattttggTCAAATTATGCATTCATTTCATTAAACCAAGTCATTAAGGTGCCTCCTACGAGGTGGGGTCTTGGGGTCGAATGTAGGCAACCTTACCCTTCTTAGTGATAACTTAGTTTACAATTGACGCATGGTAGAAAACATCTTTTAGCAACTTCACGCAAACAAGAAGTGCACGTGAATTCGATAATAAGGAACTGAACCTAGTTTATACCTTTGCTAATTTATACTCCTTGAGTTGGAGTTAGAATTTTGAGCATATAGATTCGTGCAAATGAGTCTTTATATATTGATAGCATGTAAAAGGTGGAGAATGGAGAATATTGATTTGCTTGGCATCTTCATTCATTTATGTCTAGTATGTAAGGTTTTCATATACTTATTCTTTGTGGTTTACTTTTTTTTCGATGTAGGGTTCGGCGTGAAGGTAAAGAACGGAGAAAGAAACTAGCCGAAAGGCTAACTCCACGACCAAAGCCAATGGTTGAAGtatgtgatgatgatgatgaaatggTTGAAGATGAAGAGGGAGCTGATACAAGCAAGCAATCCCAAATCAATAAAGGAATGCTGCCAAATGATATTGTCAACCTTCTTGCTGCTCGTGAGAAGTATGCTCTTCAACTGTCTTGTTTTTACTTGCAAATGTGTTGGTTTTTTCTATAACTttgcacaaattcttgtatgagaccgtctcacccaAGAGACATGGCTCATctttgggttaaatagcctaataataaaaacttgtaGCTTATGGAgttcttgttttgaggtggtCTCTccgtgagatggtctcatacaagacgggctgATAACTTTGTGCCTTTCTATTTGTCTTATTGAGTAGTGATTGTTATTGTGGGTTGCAGACAAGTTTTCGTATCAGATTCTGAGGATGATGAGGAGGAGAAAGTATCAAAGccgaagaggaagaagaagaagaacaacaacataTCAGGGTATCAATGTGCTCCTATAACttataaaacatttaaaagAGTCCATCTTGGAAAATCTCAGAGCGCCTTCTAAGGACAGACTGGCTTTAGAGCCTTACATAGAGCTCATTCATCACACCCTCTATTTTCTCGGCTTGTATAACCTTGTGGCGTACGCCTTTCGATTGGAGATCATATATCTTAAAATCAGTGCTACATATATAACTTAGATTtgcaaaaagtaaaaattaaatactatgATTGCACTATAGTCTTATGGTTCTTCCTTGTGATTTCTCTTCCAGGGTGGAAACTGAAATTCTGAAGTTGCTACCGACTGCACATTGCGCGCAGAATGCCTTGGAGTTTTTGACGAAAAGGAAAGCACAAGTTCCTCGTTCTGCTGCGGTCTTGAACAATTCTAACCAAGCTTTGCGACTCCTCTCTTCTTCTGGTTTACTGAAGTAAAAAAATTCTTCTTTTCTGgttaattttcttttgattCGAAGCCAAAATGAAGGTTGAACAACTGCTCGTGTTTGTAGTTGTTCTTTTGCACTCGTTTGATACTAATATTGTTCACGCGGCGTTCTCTTCAAGATATAGTTTCTAATTGCTACAAACTTGAAGGAAGTTACCTAGAAATTTGTGTTAGATCTTCACTTTTTCCATGTTATTATGTTAATATGTGACAATCTTTCAGTTTTGACATTACtgcaatttgaaaaatatttttttttgattggtGTGAATTTGGCAGATTAATATATTGAAATGGATGGCATAATAATCCTGCCTTCACCATATAGTATGTATTTGTATTAGATTAGCTGTTGATTATAGACAACAGTAATTATCTGTTTCTTTTCCCTAGTTTTTTTTGGGTGACACGGTAGGCTGAGGGGAGGGGAGGGGATACTGAGAATCAAACGTAGGTTCCTCATAAGGAAAGTGATAATGCTCCAACCGAGACAAGACCCGATTCATGATTCTCTATTGTGTCTGTcttagtgtcacatgattcactaatcggCTCGCAAAACGCGAATCGGAAAAAGCAAATTAcaggctatttttgaaccattttgagctAATCACGAATTCAAAAGTTTAACTAACTAGCGAATCATGTGTCACTGGTTTGTCTCTTTTCCAACCTTCCCAAACTGTAATTACAGCAGTCAGATTGACAAAATAGTATGGAAGAACAGGAAATTTGTCATTGGAGTAAATCTGTCTTTCATTATGCTAGAGGTATCAGCCAGTATGTTTTATTTGGAGAAACTGACAACATATTGATGGTTTGAAAGGGCAACATGGTTTTTTGCCAAGACATATTTTAAAGTACATTTAATATTATGTTAGAGagtaaaaacacatcaaaatgacaattttttatctttttctgcTATTCTAGGTAGGAAATTTAATAGATAAGTAGCTAGATTATAGACAGTTCTACGATTAATTTACTCCTGTGAAGCCTTGAGATCAGCTGCAGAAAGGCTGAATTTGATGGGATTCATGGGCATGAAAAGAGATCTCCAAGGTCAATCCACATGGGATCCTGAGTTAAGGATCCAGTTGAAGTTGAAGCATTCAAGCTGAGCAAAGAATGAAAGGTATTCTTGACCTTGTTCATGCACTTACGCTTCTGAATTCTTCCAAGAACGACGTCTTTATCGAGCGATCTCGAGGATTTCAGATAGAGGTGGGTCGATACGGCTGGCTTCCTTACAGCTTCATTAGCCTCCTTTTTCTCCTCTGATTCAAAGAACTTCATGTTCTGGGTTTCTAACTCCATTTGCTCCTTACTAGACATTCTAACCTCTAATAGCTTTCTATATTACTACTAGAAGAATCTGGTGCTGTCTCAGTTGGAATAAGTATTACTTTTCACTGACAAGATTCAAACCTAGGCCTCTTTCTCTCTGTCTACTTTGTAATcgaacaaagaaaataaaaacaaaaattattaataagtgTTTAGAGAAGAGATAAAATTTGGGTGATTATTTAAGATATGTCTATTTGAATTTGCAATATCTTTTGGGTGTTTTTGATGGAGAGATGCAGTATGTTATATATAGTAAGGAGGTGCCAATGGTTTTATTTGCAACCGTGGGTGATGAGGTCACCAATCAGGGGGTGTGGAATCTCTTCTGGGTCTTTTTGATGGAGATAGATATGTTGCTGGTTTTGCAAAAATTCAGGAAGCACATCAATTTAGTCCCCAACACTATTCTCATTTTGGTTCGATAAAAAAATTGCCAACTTTCTATCTATTTGAATTTGCAACATATATGATTCAATAATTACCTTAATTTAATTTCGCTTGTGATTGGACTTTTAATACTAGTACTTAGTTTGGATTCAAAGATTGAAAGCataaaaacaagagaaatttataattttcttatttgtggaTAGCAGATTTGAAGTAGAGGATTTATAAGGCAGGATTTAAGttatacaaatttttatatgaaacGGTTTTATCGTAAGACGCATTTTATGAGTTGAATAGTTCAACTAAAACAATTTTTTAGTATATGGGCTCATTATTATGAGGCTCACaagaggaaaatttgaaaaaaattaagacTTTTTAATGACTTGattcaaaaaacaagcttcgttcaaactttattccgaAACTAAACGTCTTTGGCCCCAAAGTTAGGCTTGGTACAtaatcgttgttactaacagcgagtataaagaaatggtcaaaaaatttagtcaagggTAAAgtcgttactaacagcgacatatGGTCAAACCTGGTCAAACTTTAaa
This region includes:
- the LOC130821027 gene encoding uncharacterized protein LOC130821027 translates to MAAREEDDSDVPEEFTSQKGIQQYEEINKVQQQSKARVRREGKERRKKLAERLTPRPKPMVEVCDDDDEMVEDEEGADTSKQSQINKGMLPNDIVNLLAAREKQVFVSDSEDDEEEKVSKPKRKKKKNNNISGVETEILKLLPTAHCAQNALEFLTKRKAQVPRSAAVLNNSNQALRLLSSSGLLK
- the LOC130821028 gene encoding uncharacterized protein LOC130821028, producing the protein MSSKEQMELETQNMKFFESEEKKEANEAVRKPAVSTHLYLKSSRSLDKDVVLGRIQKRKCMNKVKNTFHSLLSLNASTSTGSLTQDPMWIDLGDLFSCP